The genomic segment TGTTTACGTGCTTTTGGTGAGCTTGATGTGATACATGAAGAGCAAATTACCGATGACAAAATGAATGGTTACGATATTTTGGTTATGGCTGATGTGAAAATGCTACCTAGAGAAGTTGCCAAACATATAGCTGCATTTGTAAAACGAGGCGGTGTAGTTATTTCCGACTGTGTTCCTCAGAGTGATTCTTATTTTGCTCCTCTTGAAAGTATGAAAGAGCTCTTTGGAGTGAAAGCCGCCGCTACCAACCGCGTAGAACAAAAAGGGACTTGGAATCCATTTTCTATGCTCCCCGCTAAATGGGCTTTCGTAAAAGAAGCACCTGCCGTACCCGTAAAAACATACGACCAGGCTCAAGGTAAGGCTTATAATCAGAACTTAAGTTTTCGTGTGATAACCCCTCGTAACTGTGTAGCTACTGATGCTCAAATAATAACTTCCCTGAAATCAGGTTTTCCCTTATTACTTTCTCGCAAAGTAGGTAAAGGAAGTTGTTACCTCTTTGGTTTCTGCCTGCAGGATACCTATTTTCAGACTTGGATGGATAATGATATAACTTCGCGTACAGAACTACAACAGCTTATGCACGATGTATTTGCTTCAACCGGCATAGTTTCGCGTGTTTATTCATCCAATCCTGATATGGAGGCAGGTGTTCGTCTACACGGTAATGAAGCTTATTGCTTTGTAATCAACCATGAAGCCGAAAATGCGATAACAGATGTTACTTTACGCGATTTAGGCTTCGAAGTAGGTCAGATCATGGATGTGGAGTGGGGGCGTACAGTCGACTTCGTCCGTACCCCTGATGGTGGGATACGCTTTACGATTATGGCTGTGGAAGGTACTCCTACGGGTGTTACCCGCCTGCTTAGAATCACCCCTAAAAAATAATGAATTATGTTTAATAAATTACGTATAGCAGTAGTCATATTTATCACGACCGTTTTAGTAGGTGTGGTTACAGCCACACCTACCGGAATGGTACAAAGTGAATTAAACAAAGGTTGGCGCTTTCGTCAAGCTCGTTTACAGCAATGGCGTACAGCTACTGTACCAGGTGTAGTCCACACTGACCTATTGGATCATGGTTTGATAGAAGATCCTTTTTTTCGTCTGAATGAACGTTCTGTCCAATGGGTAGACAAAGAAGATTGGGTATACGAAACTACTTTTGATATTCCCGCTAAAATGTTGGGATATAAGAACTATCGTCTTGTATTTAACGGACTTGATACCTATGCTGATGTTGAGCTGAATGGAGAGAAAATACTTTCGGCAGATAATATGTTCCGTCGTTGGCCGGTAGATGTATCCCAGAAACTCAAAGAGAGGGGCAATGTGCTTCAAATTTATTTCCATTCACCCATAAAAATAGATATACCTAAATGGGAAGCGTTACCCTACCATTATGAGGCCGGTAATGATCAATCACAAAATGGCGGTCTGTTTGGCAAACAGGTTAGCATCTTTGCCCGCAAGGCAGGCTATCATTATGGTTGGGACTGGGGACCTCGTCTGGTAACATCAGGAATATGGCGTTCCGTAGTATTGGAAAGTTGGAATGATGCGTGCATCGAAGATTTAGCTTTTCAAACCCAGCAACTCGGTAAACGTACAGCCCAAGTTGTTTGTGAGGTAGAAATAAATAGTGAAAAATCTGCGGATGAAGCAAATGTCTCAATATTTGATGAAAATACCAAAATGTTTGTAGGCAGTACTATTTGTGACTTAAAGCAAGGGATAAATCATATCAAAGTAAATTTTAAGCTTAACAATCCACGCCTATGGTGGTGTAACGGTTTAGGTGAGCCCGAACTCTACGATTTTCGTGTAGAATTGTCTATTAACAATAAGTTAGTAGATAGTCGTAAACAAACTACTGGTATTCGTACTATTGAATTAGTTCGTGAAAATGACAAAGAGGGACAAAGTTTTTATTTCCGTCTCAATGGTGTACGGGTATTTGCCAAGGGAGCCAACTACATCCCTTCTGATAATTTTCTACCTCGGGTTACAATAGCTGATTATAAAAAGACCATTGACGACGCAGTAGCTGTACATATGAATATGCTACGCGTGTGGGGTGGTGGAATCTACGAAAACGATGAGTTCTACGACCTTTGTGACCGTAACGGACTACTTATTTGGCAAGATTTCATGTTTGCTTGTAGCCTCTATCCCGCTGAAGGTGAAATGCTCGAGAATATTCGC from the Bacteroides eggerthii genome contains:
- a CDS encoding beta-mannosidase: MFNKLRIAVVIFITTVLVGVVTATPTGMVQSELNKGWRFRQARLQQWRTATVPGVVHTDLLDHGLIEDPFFRLNERSVQWVDKEDWVYETTFDIPAKMLGYKNYRLVFNGLDTYADVELNGEKILSADNMFRRWPVDVSQKLKERGNVLQIYFHSPIKIDIPKWEALPYHYEAGNDQSQNGGLFGKQVSIFARKAGYHYGWDWGPRLVTSGIWRSVVLESWNDACIEDLAFQTQQLGKRTAQVVCEVEINSEKSADEANVSIFDENTKMFVGSTICDLKQGINHIKVNFKLNNPRLWWCNGLGEPELYDFRVELSINNKLVDSRKQTTGIRTIELVRENDKEGQSFYFRLNGVRVFAKGANYIPSDNFLPRVTIADYKKTIDDAVAVHMNMLRVWGGGIYENDEFYDLCDRNGLLIWQDFMFACSLYPAEGEMLENIRLEAIDNVKRMRNHPSLAVWCGNNENQTAWFSWGWKENYERQNKAYAEKIWKQYCDQYFDVLDKVVDEYALNVPYTPSSPFASKEVAQEKNIGDRHFWGVWTGAFPISAYRDEHSRFFSEYGFQSFPEIQTVKRYAPEQEDQDLLSDAMMWHQRGGKNANERIYKHLLNEYQEPKGFENLLYMTQILQADAVKIAMEAHRRDKPYCMGTLYWQINDCWPVASWSSRDYYGRWKALHYFVKNAFDDILVSPVERNGRLEVWVISDRQQPVKGKLEIIIYDMKGKRVNNVTRNVRLKADESLKVTDQAVKELIGNYAPGDVVVYADFVVQNEKKHYTNNCFLVKQKEMNYQEAVIDPVIEPKEYGFRVTLRTNTFARGVFMELKGQDYFFNKNFFDLFPGHPVTLEVETSLSPQEFEKQLCIKTLRDAYK